The proteins below are encoded in one region of Rhodopirellula islandica:
- a CDS encoding class I SAM-dependent methyltransferase has product MKRMLPVVLFSLMIASAWTATAQDKGLAVDVSPADVAGAASVIPDGINDKFKDPELNVDEWLDRFEVESREVYGARKQVLKACGIKPGERIVDVGAGTGFYSRLFAKTTGWDGWVYSVDISPNFLQHIAARATADGIENLTTVLGTDVSIRLPPESVDLVFICDTYHHFESPQQSLASIYRALKPGGRLVLIDFERIPGVSREFLMGHVRAGKEVFQSEVVEAGFEFTDEVKVDAFEENYLLRFSKPAK; this is encoded by the coding sequence ATGAAACGAATGTTACCTGTTGTTCTTTTTAGCCTCATGATCGCCTCGGCATGGACCGCGACGGCACAGGACAAGGGGCTTGCCGTTGACGTGTCCCCAGCCGACGTGGCGGGAGCTGCATCGGTCATTCCGGATGGCATCAACGACAAGTTCAAAGACCCGGAACTGAACGTCGATGAGTGGCTGGATCGTTTCGAGGTCGAAAGCCGCGAGGTTTATGGAGCTCGTAAACAAGTGTTGAAGGCGTGTGGGATCAAGCCCGGTGAACGCATCGTCGACGTGGGAGCTGGCACAGGGTTCTACAGCCGTTTATTCGCCAAGACGACTGGCTGGGACGGGTGGGTTTATAGCGTCGACATTTCACCCAATTTCTTGCAGCACATCGCCGCCAGAGCGACCGCCGATGGCATCGAGAACCTCACCACGGTTTTGGGGACGGACGTGTCGATTCGACTCCCCCCCGAATCGGTTGACTTGGTGTTCATTTGTGACACTTACCATCACTTTGAAAGCCCGCAGCAGTCACTCGCGTCGATCTATCGAGCTTTGAAGCCTGGCGGGCGATTGGTCCTGATCGACTTCGAGCGAATCCCTGGTGTGTCGCGAGAATTTTTGATGGGACATGTGCGAGCTGGAAAAGAAGTCTTCCAAAGCGAAGTCGTCGAAGCAGGCTTTGAATTCACTGACGAAGTCAAAGTCGATGCCTTCGAAGAAAACTATCTGTTGCGTTTTTCAAAGCCAGCCAAGTAG